Proteins encoded by one window of Mycteria americana isolate JAX WOST 10 ecotype Jacksonville Zoo and Gardens chromosome 26, USCA_MyAme_1.0, whole genome shotgun sequence:
- the TMEM106C gene encoding transmembrane protein 106C, with the protein MGSVLSLSVNNAPSRQRKKAEEDDDDLLNSRDRVEDIAKFPYVEFTGQDSITCPTCQGTGCIPTEQVNELVALIPYSDQRLRPQRTKLYVLLSVLLCLLISGLVVFFLFPHSVLVDDDGIKVVQVWFDKKNSVVVLAITATLRIRNSNFYSVTVTSLTSQVQYMNTVVGTQQITNVSSIQPLSDKLVNFTVKAELGGSFSYVYFFCTFPKVKVHNIVIFMRTSVKLLYIGHVTQSTLETYHYVDCSTNSTAAQDPLPLLSSSTRGAAKAKSKP; encoded by the exons ATGGGTTCTGTGCTTTCCCTCTCCGTTAATAACGCTCCCtcgaggcagaggaagaaggctgAGGAGGATGATGATGACTTACTCAATAGCCGAGACCGTGTGGAAGACATTGCCAAGTTTCCATATGTTGAATTCACAGGTCAGGACAGCATCACCTGTCCCACTTGCCAAGGCACTGGCTGCATTCCCACAG agcaggTAAATGAGTTGGTGGCTCTAATACCCTACAGTGACCAACGGCTTCGTCCACAGAGAAC GAAGCTGTATGTCCTGCTGtcggtgctgctctgcctgctgataTCGGGGCTGGtggttttcttcctgttcccCCACTCTGTCCTGGTGGATGACGACGGTATTAAAGTGGTTCAGGTTTGGTTCGACAAGAAGAACTCCGTTGTCGTTCTTGCCATCACG GCCACCTTACGGATCAGGAACTCCAACTTCTACTCGGTGACGGTGACCAGCCTGACTAGTCAGGTGCAGTACATGAACACCGTGGTGGGAACCCAGCAGATCACCAACGTCTCCAGCATCCAGCCGCTGAGTGACAAACTG GTGAATTTCACCGTGAAGGCGGAGCTGGGTGGATCCTTCTCCTACGTGTA TTTCTTTTGCACGTTTCCCAAGGTGAAGGTACATAACATAGTGATCTTCATGAG GACGTCGGTGAAGCTCTTGTACATCGGCCACGTGACGCAGAGCACTTTGGAGACGTACCACTACGTGGATTGCAGTACCAACTCCACGGCTGCCCAGGACCCGCTGCCTCTGCTGTCCTCCTCGACGCGAGGTGCAGCCAAAGCCAAGAGCAAGCCCTGA